A DNA window from Castanea sativa cultivar Marrone di Chiusa Pesio chromosome 7, ASM4071231v1 contains the following coding sequences:
- the LOC142644512 gene encoding uncharacterized protein LOC142644512, which produces MSKRKTIDAFFKKKDVSNSEIRTPVAIETNVDTSMPDEHPSKCSRIQFEKINRDPGSRKQICESPINKQDEIRRAYLKECLYQPKNIDYPYNNDTHHHRFQPSWFELHSHRDWLKYSPSMDAIYCLPCYLFSKKPICRLGSDAFKVNDGMNCPLLRHMGKDPNFPHKIAVKCCEDLKNYSRYIDKLIEKQMSKELENNQLRLKTSIESSVVLENAPRNAKYTSPTIQKEILHILASNVRNAIREEIGDAKFCILVDEARDKLKREQMDIILRFVDKNGFIKERFFHVVHVRDTTVLTLKKEICAVLSLYNLHIENIRGQGLQLALVTVSREVKVVHQFFDHLTNIINLAVGSSKRNDELQYA; this is translated from the exons ATGAGCAAACGAAAAACAATTGAtgcattctttaagaaaaaagatgttagcaattcagaaattaggacaCCTGTGGCTATAGAAACAAATGTTGATACTTCAATGCCTGATGAACATCCCTCCAAATGTTCAAGAattcaatttgaaaaaataaatcgTGATCCAGGATCACGTAAACAAATATGTGAATCCCCTATCAACAAACAAGATGAAATCCGACGAGCTTATCTCAAAGAATGTCTATATCAACCTAAAAATATAGACTATCCATACAACAATGATACTCATCATCATCGATTTCAACCTTCATGGTTTGAATTACATTCACATAGGGATTGGTTGAAATACTCACCTTCAATGGATGCGATATATTGTCTACCTTGCTATCTTTTTAGTAAGAAACCAATATGTCGTCTCGGATCAGATGCATTCAAGGTGAATGATGGAATGAATTGTCCTTTACTTCGTCATATGGGGAAAGATCCAAACTTCCCACATAAAATTGCTGTGAAATGTTGCGAGGATTTAAAGAATTATTCACGATATATTGACAAGCTAATTGAGAAACAAATGTCAAAAGAATTAGAGAATAATCAGTTGCGGCTCAAAACTTCAATAGAGT CTAGTGTTGTCTTGGAAAATGCTCCACGAAATGCCAAATATACATCACCCACAATTCAAAAGGAGATTTTGCATATTCTTGCTAGTAATGTGCGAAATGCTATTCGTGAAGAAATTGGGGATGCAAAATTTTGCATTCTTGTTGATGAAGCCCGGGATAAGTTGAAGAGAGAGCAAATGGACATTATTTTGAGGTTTGTTGATAAAAATGGTTTTATTAAAGAGCGTTTCTTTCATGTTGTGCATGTTAGAGATACTACTGTGTTGACCCTAAAGAAGGAGATATGTGCTGTCCTTTCTCTTTACAACCTTCACATTGAGAATATTCGAGGTCAAGG GTTGCAATTGGCTTTAGTTACTGTATCTAGAGAAGTAAAAGTTGTTCATCAATTCTTTGATCATTTGACTAATATTATCAATCTTGCCGTTGGTTCTAGTAAGCGTAATGATGAATTGCAATATGCTTAA